AAGCTCGTTAGTGCCATCCAATCGATGCAGGCGGCCTGCCAATAATGTTCCGGAACTCTTCATGTCTTGTACGATGTATCATAGATAATGCATAACCTTTATGACTGCTTGGAAGCCTCGCCCGCAGCGGccgccttctcttcaaacttcttcttcatctcaaAGTAGTTCGTGTGTAAACCACATTCGGTCTTAGCCTTACCCTGCCATCGACCGCTTCGCTCAGCAGCATCACTGGCGGCGTTGGGGTCGGGGGGAGCAGTGGAATGGACGTCGCCGATAGATCGATAGCCTTTGTCGAGAAGAGGGTTGTAAGGAACTCCTCtgtggagaaggatcaGCACTGAACCACAACGACGGTGACTGAGACTTACTCCTTGTCAATGTATTCCTTGACCTCCTTAAAACTCCACCCGATCAAAGGGTTGATCTTGAGCaatcctctttcatcaaTTTCGAGCACCTTCAAGTTTGCTCTGTCGGCGCCTTGGCTTCTTCGTCTACCAGTGATGACTGCCCTGACGCCTAGCTCCTTGTAAGCCCTGGCTGCAGGCTCAACTTTTACCAAATAATCGTAGGCGCCTTCATCAGTCTCCCAGAGGTTCTCTCCATACTTGGCGGCGAATtcttcagcagcagaaACGCCGGGGGGAGTGTAGATGTGCAAGGGAGCGAGATAGGTATCAGCCATGGTTTGGGCGAGAGCAAGGGTTTCAGGGAAGTGGTGAAGGGTGTCAAGGAAGATCTATGGGTAGAGTGAGCCATGACGGCACACATCAAAGAAGTAATGAAAACATACAAGGGGCACGAGGTGAGTTTCTTCGCGGCTCAAAGAAATCTTGGAAATCATGTCTACAGCGGCGGTACCAGTCCtacagatgatgagcaTATATTGATTACGCGAATACCGCTGGGACTTACAATCCGAAAGCAGTAGTCTGGTACAACCCATCGACATTGTCGACAGCCCAGGTCAAAATCTCCTGGGGAGTCTTGCCATCGAGTTCGGCGTTAAATCGCTCGATTTCTTCAGGGGTGTACTGGGGAGTGAGGATGTCTTCGCTGGACATTATTTTCAGTGGCCTATTTAAATCGAGTCTGAAGAAAgctatatatataaatTGGGGTAATGAAGGGGCTTATAAACCACAGGCGACTGCTGATTCATGTCAACACCTTTGTCTCGAACGCTGGCAAGGAATTCCAGAAATTCACGATGATGTGATAAGATTACCATTGTTACGTAAGATCTGTTGTGATGAGGCCTCCACGTCATGGAATGTCTATACGTTTCGATGGCCTACTTGTGCGAACCGTTTTTTCATCTGACTTGTCATCGAACTGTCTTTTTTTATTCGATTCGTCATCTCCCCACCACAAGATGCGTCCACagcatctcctccctctcctcctcctccttctcgcaCCGGCCATACATGCGGCGGTGCTCGCCATCGACTATGGCGCAGAGTTTACAAAACTCTCCCTCATCAAGCCTGGCGTGCCCTTCGATGTCGTTTTAGACAAGGACAGCAAGCGAAAAATTGCGAGCGTGGTAGGATGGAAACGAGACGAACGTGTATTCGGCGCCGAAGCAAAGATGGCTGTAAGTACTGGATGTGTTAGTGGAAACCATATGGCTGATTGAAGCAGGCCACAAGATTCCCCGATACCCATTACCCTTTTATAAAACCCCTGCTTGGAACCATCACTCCCAACACCTTCCCAGTGTACCCGGTCAACCCTCATGTTACCAATAACACATTATATTTCTCTCACCCCTCGCCTCCTTCCTACATCTCTCCAGAACTCGTTTCTCCTGAAGACGCCTGGACACCTACTGCTCTCTTGGCACAGCAGCTCTCGTATTTTCGTCACCTCGCAGAGTCGGTTCAAGCTGCTGGatcaaaaaaggaaagtaTAAATTCGGTTGTTGTTACCGTTCCTGCATGGTGGGATCAGGCTCAGCGTCGTGCATACCGAGATGCGTTGGAACTTCAGGGTATGAATTGCTTGGCAATGATCTCAGAGGGTACCGGCGTCGCACTCAACTATGCCATGACAAGGTCTTTCCCCAACTACGATCCAGCAActggacaaggagaaaaagagtatCATATCATCTATGACTCGGGAGCTATGACCACCACTGCTACTGTCTTGGCATTCTACCAAACTAGCGAATACGCGACCCCAAAGTCAAAGACACCGATCAACACAACTCACATTGAAATGCTTGGAACTGGATGGGAGCATGTTGGTGGAGTGATGTTAGACACTGTTATTCAGGATATGCTCCTCACCGGCTTTGTCGGTAAGACTGGGCGGGAGGAGGTCAGGGAGGACAAGAAAGCCTTGGCCAAGATCGCAAAAGAAGCTAGCAGAGTCAAGCAGATTTTGAGTGCTAACCAGGAAGCTAATGTAGCTGTAAGTACTGAATCCACCACTATCGAGTTTAGCTTATCTTTTTAATAGATCGAGTCGCTCTTCGATGACATTGACTTCCGCTCAACTATCTCTCGTGCCAACCTCGAAGAAATTGTAGGAGCCGTCGACCAGTTGTACGCCAACCCTGTGGTTTCTGCCCTTGAGGCGGCAGCCTTACAACTCGGAGATATCAAGTCTGTCATACTCTTTGGAGGTAATACCCGAGTTCCTCTTGTACAGGCCGCCCTCAAATCTGTCCTTGACGGTGCCGAAGACAAGATTGCGCAGAATGTGAACACCGATGAAGCCGCCGTGCTTGGTGCCGCGTACTATGGAGCTGCGTTGAGCAAGCAGTTTAGGATCAAGAACATTGATATCAAGGAAAGGGGCGTCAGCGAAATTGCCCTCAAAGACGGCAGCGCAATCTTCCCTCAAGGCACCATCCTTGGCGAGCGAAAGGCGATCACCCTTCCTGCCAAGGGAGATGTGACCCTTGAGTTCACTGAGCGCATTTCTCACCCCGACAGCGCTCACGCTTCCATTCGTGAACCCCAGTCTATTCTCTCCGTCGAAGTCCACGATGTCGAGAAAGCCCTTGCCGACTTTACTGCTCCCGAACCAGTGATCAACATCACTATGCGCCTCGATCCTAAGGGCCATGTTTCGGCCGCCAACGCCGTCCTTGTCTCCAATGTCACCGACTCAAAGGACGGTGGCGTCGCCGGCGCTCTCAAGGGCCTTTTCGGtagcaaggaagaagaaacaaaggaagatgaagaagaccagGACCAGAAGGAATCTAAAAACAAGTCGCCCAAGATGGCCCTCAAGTTCCGAGAGAAGCATCTCGGCCTGAAACCTTTGTCTGGCGAAGAAAAGCGAGTGACGAACGCTCGTCTTATCTCTATCTCTGCCTTCGAGGCCGCCAAAGCGTCCCGCGAAGAGGCTCGCAATTCACTCGAGTCATATCTCTATGCACTTCAAAACTCTCTCAATAACGACGATGGACCCACCGCCCTTACCGACTTTTCTACTCCTGTCGAGCAACAGGCTTTGAAAAAGCTTCTGGACGAGACATTTGAGTGGTTGGGCGAGAATGACGAAGTCGCAGAAGAGTCcaagttgagaagaaagtTGGCTGAACTTGAGGGATTAGAGAGGCCCGTCGTTTTCAGGTACAACGAATACCGTGCGAGGGACAAGGCCGTCGCCGACTTCCAGCAGGCCATGCATCTTGCTCGTGCCTTCCTCATTGATGCTCAAGCTAACTACACGAAAGCTATGGAAGCTGCCACCACGGCTACTCCCGAGAATCCCGTGGCACCTCCCAAGCatacagaggaagagttgaaggcTGTTGATGAACTCTTGAAGGAATACACTCAGTTCATCgatgaaaagatgaaggtgcaAGTAACTCTGGACGGAGACAAGACCAAGGACCCGGTCATCACAGTCAGAGAactggaggagaagggaaggagactCCAGGCTACTGTAAGTATTCCAGCGTCAATGTTTAAGATTGACTAAACATGTTTTACAGGTCTTGACTCTTCAGAATA
This DNA window, taken from Cryptococcus deuterogattii R265 chromosome 3, complete sequence, encodes the following:
- a CDS encoding phosphoadenosine phosphosulfate reductase, translating into MSSEDILTPQYTPEEIERFNAELDGKTPQEILTWAVDNVDGLYQTTAFGLTGTAAVDMISKISLSREETHLVPLIFLDTLHHFPETLALAQTMADTYLAPLHIYTPPGVSAAEEFAAKYGENLWETDEGAYDYLVKVEPAARAYKELGVRAVITGRRRSQGADRANLKVLEIDERGLLKINPLIGWSFKEVKEYIDKEGVPYNPLLDKGYRSIGDVHSTAPPDPNAASDAAERSGRWQGKAKTECGLHTNYFEMKKKFEEKAAAAGEASKQS
- a CDS encoding hypoxia up-regulated 1; amino-acid sequence: MRPQHLLPLLLLLLAPAIHAAVLAIDYGAEFTKLSLIKPGVPFDVVLDKDSKRKIASVVGWKRDERVFGAEAKMAATRFPDTHYPFIKPLLGTITPNTFPVYPVNPHVTNNTLYFSHPSPPSYISPELVSPEDAWTPTALLAQQLSYFRHLAESVQAAGSKKESINSVVVTVPAWWDQAQRRAYRDALELQGMNCLAMISEGTGVALNYAMTRSFPNYDPATGQGEKEYHIIYDSGAMTTTATVLAFYQTSEYATPKSKTPINTTHIEMLGTGWEHVGGVMLDTVIQDMLLTGFVGKTGREEVREDKKALAKIAKEASRVKQILSANQEANVAIESLFDDIDFRSTISRANLEEIVGAVDQLYANPVVSALEAAALQLGDIKSVILFGGNTRVPLVQAALKSVLDGAEDKIAQNVNTDEAAVLGAAYYGAALSKQFRIKNIDIKERGVSEIALKDGSAIFPQGTILGERKAITLPAKGDVTLEFTERISHPDSAHASIREPQSILSVEVHDVEKALADFTAPEPVINITMRLDPKGHVSAANAVLVSNVTDSKDGGVAGALKGLFGSKEEETKEDEEDQDQKESKNKSPKMALKFREKHLGLKPLSGEEKRVTNARLISISAFEAAKASREEARNSLESYLYALQNSLNNDDGPTALTDFSTPVEQQALKKLLDETFEWLGENDEVAEESKLRRKLAELEGLERPVVFRYNEYRARDKAVADFQQAMHLARAFLIDAQANYTKAMEAATTATPENPVAPPKHTEEELKAVDELLKEYTQFIDEKMKVQVTLDGDKTKDPVITVRELEEKGRRLQATVLTLQNKKAPRKPRPTSSSSSAASSTTLASPTDHGPSPDFTESPSVTTDDVSSTTLASPTDHGPSSETSSAVPTESSDRPRHEEL